Within the Kribbella aluminosa genome, the region ACCAGTCGGTGAGGTCGGGGGCCGACCAGGACGTCGGCTGGATGCGTACGGCGGGTAGCGAGGCCTCCCACACCGACTGCCAGTGGTGTTCGTCCGAGCCGTCGAGGCCGGGGATGATGATGAAGGTCATGAAGTCTCCAAGGGGTCGAGATGCCTGACATCATGGAGGAAGCCATCGCCGTACGGCGCCGCCAGCTGATGGAATGAAGGTCGATGGGCGAGGCAACGACTGGGTCATTGGATGCGATCGATCGGGCGATCCTGGGGATCCTACAGACCGACGGCAGGCTGAGTGGTGCCGACATCGGGCGGAAGGTGGGGCTGTCGCAGCCTGCGGTGTCCGCGCGGATCCAGCGTCTCGAGCGGTCCGGTGTGATCACCGGGTACCGGGCGGTGGTCGATCCGGAGCGGGTCGGGCTGAACATCCACGCGGTGGTGCGCGTCCGTACGGCGCATGCCCGGATCCGCGAGGCGCTCGAACTGTTCGCGACGTTGCCCGAGGTGGTCGCGACGTACCGGCTGACAGGTGAGGACTGCTTCCTGCTCGACGTCCACACTTCAGATGCCGGCCGGCTCGAGCAGGTGGTCGACAGCATCGGGCGGCTGGGTCCGGTGAGTACCTCTTTGGTGTTACGGGAGTACCCGGCCAAGCCGATCCCTCTCGGCTGACAAGGTTTTCCCTTGCCACGGGGGATTCCCGTCACGATCTGCTTCCCAGTGGCCACTGCGCGGAACTAGGGTTCGACGGATCGTAGTGGTTGCGTTACGCAACGCGGACGTGGGAGGGATAGGTATGGCGAAACGTCGCAAGGTGGTGCTGGCCGTTACCGCTGGGCTGGCCACCGTCTCGCTTGGGTTGTCGTTCACCAGTGCTGCGGGGGCGGCGCCGACGGCGGATCCTAGCGGGTTGAAGTTGGTGAAGACCAAGACGTCGTTGCTGGGGAAGCACTACTGGTATCAGCAGACGTTCAAGGGTTTGCCGGTGGTGGGTGGGTACTACGCGAAGCATGTCGGTAAGGACGGGGCTGTCGAGGTCGCGGACGGTCGGGACGCTGTGCCGGCGGACCTCGATGTCAGCGCGAAGGTGGCGGCGGCGGCAGCTACACAGGCTGCTAATGCCTCGGTGACGGCTCGGGCGCGGCGGGTTGCCGGGCCTGAAAAGAGTTTGGTGCGGCAGCCGGAGGCGACCAGTGGGGCCGCTCAGCTTGCGGTGGTTGGTGGGCCGGACGCGCGGGTGGTTTGGAATGTGACCAGCCGGTCGACGGAGGGGGTGACGCGGTCGCTGGTTGATGCGAAGACGGGGAGTGTTGTCGAGTCGAAGGTGATCAGCGACAACATCGACGGGCGCGGGTCGGTGTTCGATCCGAATCCGGTGGTGAGTGAGCGGAACGAGAAGCTCACCGACATGAACGACAAGAATCAGGACGCGCTGTTCCTTGCGCAGAAGAACGTGATCCTGCGCAACCTGGACGGTTCCGGGAAGCTCAACGGGACGTACGTCAACATCAAGGAAGCCAAGGGCGGCGTCGCGCAGAACAAGAACAACACCTTCGTGTACCAGCGTGCGAACGACAAGTTCGAGCAGGTGATGGTGTATTACCACATCAACCAGACGCAGGAGTACATCCAGAAGCTCGGGTTCACCGACGTCAACAACGAGTCGCAGGACTTCAGCGTCGACACGTACGCGGGGGACAACTCGTTCTACGACCCGTCGACGGACATGATCACCACCGGTGAGGGCGGTGTCGACGACGCCGAGGACGCCGAGGTGATCTGGCACGAGTACGGGCACGCGATCCAGGACGACGTGGTGCCGGGCTTCGGTGAGTCGGAGCAGGCCGGTGCGATCGGTGAGGGCTTCGGCGACTACTGGGCCGTGACGAACTCGGTCCCTGTGAGCAAGGGCTTCAACCTGCCGTGCGTGATGGACTGGGACGCGACGTCGTACACGACCGACGAGCCGCACTGCCTGCGTCGTACGGACGGGACCAAGACCGTCGACGACATCGACGGCGAGGTCCACGACGACGGCGAGATCTGGTCGCGGGCGCTGTGGGACATCCAGCAGTCGCTCGGCCGGACCAAGGCGGACAAACTGATCCTCGAGGCGACCTTCTTCTACGACCCGGATACCTCGTTCGCGGGTGCCGCGCAGGACACCGTTCAGGCTGCCCGGCTGCTGTACGGCAAGGCCGCCGCGCAGACGGTGACCGACGCGTTCAAGGCGCGCAAGATCCTCTGATGCCGACCAGGTCGTGTGCCCACACCGCTAGTGTGGGCGCATGACCTGGAGTACGGCGGACATTCCCGACCTCACGGGACGGCGGGCGCTGGTGACCGGCGCGACCAGCGGAATCGGGTACGAGACCGCGCTGGAACTGCTCCGGCACGGCGCCGACGTGATAGTTGCCGCGCGCAACCCGGAGAAGGCGGCGCAGGCAGCGGAGCGGCTGACCCAGCAGGGCGGCCGGGCGCCGACGGTGCTCGAGCTGGACCTGGCCGATCTGGCGAGTGTGCAGCGCGCCGCGGAGGACGTGCTGACGAAGTACGACCGGCTGGATCTGCTGATCAACAACGCGGGCGTGATGGCGCCGCCGTACCGGCAGACCGTCGACGGGTTCGAGCTGCAACTGGGGACCAATCATCTCGGTCACTTCGCGTTGACCGGCAGGCTGGTGCCGTTGCTGCTCAAGGGCAGCCGGGTTGTCACGGTCAGCTCGTTCATGCACAAGAGCGTGCGAGGCATCAGCCAGGACGACCTGCGGCGGCCGGCGGACAGCTACCGGAAGTGGGAGGCGTACAGCCGGTCGAAGCTCGCGAATCTGCTCTTCATGCTCGAGCTCGACCGTCGCGCCCGGGCGGCCGGTGCCGAGTTGCTGAGCGTCGGAGCGCATCCCGGGTACGCCTCGACGCACCTGCAGGCCGCAGGGCCGGAGCTCGCCGGCCGTGCGAGGCAGGCGCAGCTGTGGGGCGCCGCGACTCGGATGGTCGCACAGCCTGCTGCTGCCGGTGCGTGGCCGAGTCTGTACGCCGCGACGTACGCGGACCTGCGTCCGGGATCGTTCGTCGGCCCCGGCTTCTTCGAGTACCGCGGTACGCCGAAGGTCGTGCTGCCGACGCGTACGGCGCAGGACCCGGAGCTGGCGCAGCGGTTGTGGGCGTGGTCGGTCGAGGCGACCGGCGTGGATCCGGTACTCACCGTGCCGAGGTAGTGACACAGCGGCAGACTTGTGGTTACCCTCCGGTAGTTCCCGATGCCGGAGGTACCTCGTGCGCAGACTTGCTGCCGCCCTCGCAGTCGCCCTGACGCTGATCACGATCGGTCCACGCGCCGAGGCGAGTCAGACCAGTCCCGGCTTCAGTACGTCGTACCAGCGGATCCCCGGTGCCGGCGGGATCGGGATCGGTGCCGTCGTACTGACGCCGACCGGGCAGGGGGACGGACCGTTCCCGCTCGTGGTGATGCCGTCGAGCTGGGGCGTCCCGAACGCGGAGTACGTCGGCCAGGGGGCGAAGCTCGCGACGGCCGGGTTCCAGGTGATCTCGTACTCGAGTCGCGGGTTCTGGGACACCGGCGGCGGGATCGACATCGCCGGGCCGCCGACCGTTGCGGATGTCAGCAAGGTGATCGACTGGGCCGGTCAGCACACGCCCGCCGACACCGGTCGCGTCGCGGCGGTGGGGATCTCGTACGGCGCCGGTACGGCGTTGCTCGCGGCCGCGAAGGACCCGCGGATCAAGGCGGTCGGTGCGCTCAGCGGCTGGGCGGACCTGATCGGGTCGCTGGACCCGAACGACACGGTCGCGCTGCAGGCCGTCGCCGGTCTGCTTGCCCTGGGCAACGTCACCGGGCGGCCCGGGCCGGAGATGGCGTCGTTGCAGTCGAAGTTCGTCACCGGCGACTTCGACGGCGCGATCGCGGAGGCGAAGCAGCTGTCGCCGGTGCGGTCGGCGGCGACGATGGTCGACAATCTGAATGCGAACAAACCTGCGGTGTTCCTGGCGAACGCGTTCGAGGACTCGATCTTCCCGCCGTCGCAGTACACGGACTTCTTCACCAGGCTGACCGGGCCGAAACGGCTGCTGCTGGCGCACGGCGACCACGCCACGCCGGAGGTGACCGGAGCGGTCGGGTTGCCGAACGAGACCTGGGACGAGCTCGCCGGCTGGCTGCGGCACTACCTGACCGGCGCGGACAACGGAGCCGATCGGGAAGCGCCGG harbors:
- a CDS encoding alpha/beta fold hydrolase; translation: MRRLAAALAVALTLITIGPRAEASQTSPGFSTSYQRIPGAGGIGIGAVVLTPTGQGDGPFPLVVMPSSWGVPNAEYVGQGAKLATAGFQVISYSSRGFWDTGGGIDIAGPPTVADVSKVIDWAGQHTPADTGRVAAVGISYGAGTALLAAAKDPRIKAVGALSGWADLIGSLDPNDTVALQAVAGLLALGNVTGRPGPEMASLQSKFVTGDFDGAIAEAKQLSPVRSAATMVDNLNANKPAVFLANAFEDSIFPPSQYTDFFTRLTGPKRLLLAHGDHATPEVTGAVGLPNETWDELAGWLRHYLTGADNGADREAPVQLKSQRGVWRGYSSWAAVGQERTSYLTNAGALQGKEATGWSRAIGAGVPTIADSGVALVSGALQGLLTIPTGVVTPLVDRSFAGVWSGPAFDRAAVVNGAPKVHVTVRPSAAATSLFAYLYDVDPLGVGSLMSHKPYTLRGATPGTAVAVDVQLEATSWEVPAGHHLVLVVDTVDPRYLGRSVIGSTVTFSSPAGDPSSISVPVAP
- a CDS encoding oxidoreductase, with product MTWSTADIPDLTGRRALVTGATSGIGYETALELLRHGADVIVAARNPEKAAQAAERLTQQGGRAPTVLELDLADLASVQRAAEDVLTKYDRLDLLINNAGVMAPPYRQTVDGFELQLGTNHLGHFALTGRLVPLLLKGSRVVTVSSFMHKSVRGISQDDLRRPADSYRKWEAYSRSKLANLLFMLELDRRARAAGAELLSVGAHPGYASTHLQAAGPELAGRARQAQLWGAATRMVAQPAAAGAWPSLYAATYADLRPGSFVGPGFFEYRGTPKVVLPTRTAQDPELAQRLWAWSVEATGVDPVLTVPR
- a CDS encoding Lrp/AsnC family transcriptional regulator, coding for MDAIDRAILGILQTDGRLSGADIGRKVGLSQPAVSARIQRLERSGVITGYRAVVDPERVGLNIHAVVRVRTAHARIREALELFATLPEVVATYRLTGEDCFLLDVHTSDAGRLEQVVDSIGRLGPVSTSLVLREYPAKPIPLG
- a CDS encoding M4 family metallopeptidase; translation: MAKRRKVVLAVTAGLATVSLGLSFTSAAGAAPTADPSGLKLVKTKTSLLGKHYWYQQTFKGLPVVGGYYAKHVGKDGAVEVADGRDAVPADLDVSAKVAAAAATQAANASVTARARRVAGPEKSLVRQPEATSGAAQLAVVGGPDARVVWNVTSRSTEGVTRSLVDAKTGSVVESKVISDNIDGRGSVFDPNPVVSERNEKLTDMNDKNQDALFLAQKNVILRNLDGSGKLNGTYVNIKEAKGGVAQNKNNTFVYQRANDKFEQVMVYYHINQTQEYIQKLGFTDVNNESQDFSVDTYAGDNSFYDPSTDMITTGEGGVDDAEDAEVIWHEYGHAIQDDVVPGFGESEQAGAIGEGFGDYWAVTNSVPVSKGFNLPCVMDWDATSYTTDEPHCLRRTDGTKTVDDIDGEVHDDGEIWSRALWDIQQSLGRTKADKLILEATFFYDPDTSFAGAAQDTVQAARLLYGKAAAQTVTDAFKARKIL